The following are encoded in a window of Rosa chinensis cultivar Old Blush chromosome 4, RchiOBHm-V2, whole genome shotgun sequence genomic DNA:
- the LOC112199825 gene encoding probable polygalacturonase: protein MDSKSLTMSHVATIVILGLLFLQAAECRVENSKDAVTYSAINCRKHSALLTDFGAVGDGKTLNTKAFKDAVDKLSQYASDGGAQLIVPPGNWLTGSFNLTSHFTLFLHKDAVILGSQDESEWPLLPALPSYGQGREAPGGRLSSLIFGTNLTDVVITGNNGTIDGQGAPWWDKFKKGLLKVTRPYLVDIMYSNQIQISNLTFRNSPSWHIHPIYSSNITIQGLTILAPVTVPNTDGIDPDSCSQTRIEDCYIVSGDDCIAVKSGWDQHGIKFRMPTKHLVIRRLTCISPKSATVALGSEMSGGIRDVRVEDVTAINTESSIRVKTSVGRGAYVKDIYVRRLTLNTMKFVFWMTGAYGSHPGEGFDPKALPVIQNINYREVVAENVTMPAQLDGIASDPFKGICISNVSISLTEKPKKLLWNCTDVEGVTSNVTPKACDSLPEQQKPIDCAFPEDKLAIEGVKLTTCSA, encoded by the exons ATGGACTCAAAATCTTTAACAATGTCTCAT GTTGCTACTATTGTTATACTGGGATTACTATTCCTGCAAGCGGCAGAATGTAGAGTAGAGAATAGTAAGGATGCAGTTACGTACTCCGCCATTAACTGCCGGAAGCACAGTGCTCTTTTGACTGATTTCGGAGCCGTTGGCGATGGAAAGACATTGAACACAAAGGCTTTTAAAGATGCAGTTGATAAACTAAGCCAGTATGCATCTGATGGCGGAGCACAGCTAATTGTGCCCCCCGGTAACTGGCTTACCGGAAGCTTCAACCTCACAAGCCACTTTACCCTTTTCCTCCATAAGGATGCTGTTATTCTTGGGTCTCAG GATGAGTCCGAGTGGCCTCTTCTTCCAGCACTGCCTTCATACGGGCAAGGGAGAGAGGCCCCTGGTGGAAGGTTAAGCAGTCTAATCTTTGGAACAAACCTTACCGATGTCGTAATTACCG GTAACAATGGCACCATTGATGGGCAAGGTGCTCCCTGGTGGGACAAATTCAAGAAGGGTCTTTTGAAAGTCACCCGACCATACTTGGTTGATATTATGTACTCTAATCAGATCCAAATCTCCAATCTCACTTTTCGTAATTCTCCATCCTGGCACATCCATCCCATTTACAGCAG TAACATTACTATACAAGGCCTCACAATCCTTGCACCCGTTACCGTTCCTAACACAGATGGGATTGACCCCGACTCGTGTTCACAAACTCGAATTGAAGACTGTTACATAGTCTCCGGGGATGACTGCATTGCAGTGAAGAGTGGCTGGGATCAGCATGGAATCAAATTTCGAATGCCAACCAAGCATCTTGTTATTAGGAGGCTTACCTGTATTTCACCTAAAAGTGCTACCGTTGCCCTAGGCAGTGAAATGTCTGGTGGAATCAGGGATGTAAGAGTTGAAGATGTGACAGCCATTAACACCGAATCCAGCATTAGGGTCAAAACATCTGTAGGCAGAGGAGCTTATGTAAAAGACATTTATGTACGAAGATTGACGTTGAACACTATGAAGTTCGTTTTTTGGATGACAGGCGCCTATGGTTCACATCCAGGCGAGGGTTTTGATCCAAAGGCACTTCCTGTGATTCAAAACATCAACTATAGAGAGGTTGTTGCTGAGAATGTTACAATGCCGGCCCAGTTGGATGGAATTGCTAGTGATCCTTTCAAGGGAATTTGCATCTCTAATGTGAGTATCTCACTCACTGAAAAGCCAAAGAAATTGTTGTGGAACTGTACTGATGTTGAGGGCGTTACGAGCAATGTGACTCCGAAGGCTTGCGATTCGTTGCCCGAGCAGCAAAAACCAATCGATTGTGCTTTCCCTGAGGATAAGTTAGCCATTGAGGGCGTTAAGCTGACCACTTGTTCTGCTTAA
- the LOC112198562 gene encoding uncharacterized protein LOC112198562 isoform X2, with product MSVCGCSSWHCVLVMLVAFRHSSWLLIISFAVQRSTFFGSSYGFTGTWKEALEWACYFAFASMFDILSTQTSNHWGENSRVVRAISAGP from the exons ATGAG TGTTTGTGGTTGTTCATCTTGGCACTGCGTTTTGGTAATGCTTGTTGCTTTTAGGCATTCGTCTTGGCTGCTCATCATCTCATTTGCTGTTCAACGAAG TACGTTCTTTGGGTCTTCTTATGGCTTCACTGGCACATGGAAGGAAGCTCTTGAATGGG CTTGTTATTTCGCTTTTGCTTCCATGTTTGATATTCTCTCAACTCAGACAAGCAATCATTGGGGAGAAAATTCTCGAGTGGTAAGAGCTATTTCTGCTGGTCCATGA
- the LOC112198562 gene encoding inosine-5'-monophosphate dehydrogenase 2 isoform X1, whose product MASRDWVKLANKEVKIYDYMVSCKDMVLPWSSDLGKIEEFMADKGRDVAATVRDDEVVDVVGKEDVESINEAFVLAAHHLICCSTKYVLWVFLWLHWHMEGSS is encoded by the exons ATGGCGAGCCGCGATTGGGTGAAGCTGGCGAACAAGGAGGTCAAGATTTACGATTACATGGTTAGCTGTAAGGACATGGTTTTGCCTTGGAGCTCCGATTTGGGGAAGATTGAGGAGTTCATGGCGGATAAAGGCCGGGACGTGGCGGCGACGGTGAGGGACGACGAGGTTGTCGACGTTGTGGGGAAGGAGGACGTGGAGTCCATCAATGAG GCATTCGTCTTGGCTGCTCATCATCTCATTTGCTGTTCAACGAAG TACGTTCTTTGGGTCTTCTTATGGCTTCACTGGCACATGGAAGGAAGCTCTTGA